Proteins encoded in a region of the Neodiprion virginianus isolate iyNeoVirg1 chromosome 2, iyNeoVirg1.1, whole genome shotgun sequence genome:
- the LOC124298545 gene encoding uncharacterized protein LOC124298545, whose product MTSDMRAQQPLRGASLPTGDVLDSVNGDGGQFVPRSRPVSFYDNFKDVPVMPPCVSSAVSAGNLNQVVRDDGSLLPMSRNSRVSSAVSAGNVTRIQSPKVIGAVSTGHIGKIFRLEKEKGDPQLGRAPSMATCLSTTVPVNLTTSQIAGRHTPTRNSLRHSRMIVMNRTGNAPRKSSQPTLLVHRVLARCLAAVQLILGMAVTSLALWFLVWAPNLPITDIPYWSGIPLLLSGCFGSLLLCCFRNEYTGSSHGFCISSAKVLSVFLSGLATLAGIVACVSSSMHLARLARTDCTPRDLNETCSCRPRGDFTVVPEPILRYVDLSCPEVESILAILLIFSATCNGLGAIIAGWYCYLHWSTTDSRDNRNKYTQVRTGPAPGRILNRPIYNPNLNGR is encoded by the exons ATGACATCGGATATGCGTGCGCAGCAGCCCCTTCGGGGTGCTTCGCTGCCGACGGGGGATGTCCTCGACTCCGTTAACGGAGACGGGGGTCAGTTTGTCCCGCGCAGTCGACCAGTCAGTTTCTACGACAATTTCAAG GACGTACCAGTGATGCCGCCGTGCGTTTCGTCGGCCGTCAGCGCGGGGAATTTGAATCAGGTTGTACGAGACGACGGGTCGTTATTGCCGATGTCGCGGAACAGTCGAGTGAGCAGCGCGGTCAGTGCCGGAAATGTGACAAGGATCCAGAGCCCAAAAGTGATCG GTGCCGTGTCGACCGGGCATATCGGGAAGATCTTCCGCCTCGAAAAGGAAAAGGGGGACCCTCAGCTCGGGCGTGCGCCTTCTATGGCGACCTGCCTGTCGACGACAGTTCCGGTAAACCTGACCACCTCGCAGATCGCTGGCCGACACACACCCACCCGGAACTCCCTCAGGCACAGCCGGATGATCGTGATGAACAGGACAGGAAACG CTCCACGGAAATCCTCCCAGCCAACGCTGCTGGTGCACCGGGTGCTCGCCAGGTGTCTGGCCGCAGTTCAATTGATCCTTGGTATGGCAGTCACGTCGTTGGCGCTTTGGTTTCTGGTGTGGGCGCCAAACCTGCCGATAACCGATATCCCCTACTGGAGTGGAATCCCC CTCCTGCTCTCCGGATGCTTCGGATCTCTTCTGCTGTGCTGCTTCAGAAACGAGTATACCGGCTCGAGTCACGGATTTTGCATATCTTCGGCGaag GTCCTCAGCGTCTTCTTGTCGGGACTCGCAACTCTGGCGGGTATCGTCGCCTGCGTGTCTTCCTCCATGCATCTCGCCCGTTTGGCCCGTACCGATTGCACCCCTCGCGACCTGAATGAAACTTGCTCGTGTCGTCCCCGAGGCGATTTCACCGTCGTTCCTGAACCGATTCTTCGGTACGTCGACCTCAGCTGTCCAGAGGTCGAGAGCATCCTGGCGATACTTTTGATATTCTCGGCGACTTGCAACGGCCTCGGCGCCATTATCGCTGGGTGGTACTGCTACCTTCATTGGAGCACGACGGATTCCAGGGACAACAGGAACAAGTACACCCAGGTCAGAACCGGCCCTGCGCCAGGCCGCATCCTTAACAGGCCCATTTACAATCCGAATTTGAACGGACGATGA
- the LOC124298528 gene encoding uncharacterized protein LOC124298528: protein MSKMEAKPVPKPRSTLIAEGKGTRPVPVPAPRNLHSTTVRSTPRSTSSSESSTSEKSDEGTKSCTTPEGKSSGPEFFRTLGNSSRNFKDEISEKMTSKSKAVISSTRNASLRLEKSVKNLLTRRLASLNNEDGLGGDVPDDIVDATNRKLKDTIGARQDRCVSMPTDDIFNGISFYSPLGTTLKSVRNVEDLSTVRYSPPPPIYPPPPLPEESIYDELQSVTSGHSSRYDTLSSTVSAVRDLDLSDSFDLLSFARSHGSDSDLSMNNGESNLTEKITIDGPKRLSRSDSWTFYDATPSAKPGVDLEAMSSLDEGVNEPPIQEPVLNNPRASTVSIPNSMYENWLPRKLDSDQIVVESGRETSKSLLFEFDPLARADESVYSNYENNDLMLLEALLATSESPSSAGSLADLQEQEEDAEDEAYHEVIQPKDEGVDNAEATGPPPEPPRRYDSLPKNDYDEVEMIEVPNKNPALLPKLSQLRKKQPAVPPRKPSIKIHVQKEAIGVTEVATCPEEVPPPSPQVAEENRTSMMRKLQRKLRHDSVASIRPNVMSFVRGSKLLSRNRDVPKEPAIGGRLERPPYTGHKSTPQRGIVYRPGVGIERAKDLVPRAAVLQDNKLSFYTDKSMTTLKESVLLETIHSVHLLQDVKTVDGEAVHCVAISGDGRPGVHVFYVKGVTERRIWAQRILEALTPVFPVRYSSELARVGWAYVKEGVTGTWFPAWLLLQRRSLFYTRSMDPVIFEHLDLRKARCIVLREHEGPIPGGGSVPVVVVDAGGKSALHIAAPGSREGPAWKHALYQAATSCGPDIEQQQLTQDNVPVILEKCINFIYTHGIMSEGIYRRSGSSTAVARLLEAFRKDAWVTQITKVDYSEHDVATVLRRFLRDLPEPLLPAASHDSLCRIVDMKNTDERVANYRSKLERLSTVAGATLRRILAHLHCLSQQSARNRMTVTNLSAVWGPTLMHAGETKSDDWNRSETRVVGDLIELYPKLYQLSAADLAREAKILEVLERHHVSNNRPRAAPSGDLKIWIYVIARDGECVNVTLGPHKTAFDVCRELADKTGHQPHELCLEESALGGDLERPLHHNESVLETVARWGYWDVEDRKDNVLVLKRDRVYKDIVPLVNPPMTISGELKFADNKTKNFKNYLFEFSQAKLCCYKDKMCATKLHEWRIEDIVWYLGHESKRNPQMGWSITFIMKNGKPNRCKETPFFGYTLAGALKGEEYRWLAAMLFGEYQLNLRPSAVNLMDP from the exons ATGAGTAAAATGGAGGCAAAACCAGTGCCGAAACCTCGCTCGACCTTGATCGCCGAGGGCAAGGGCACACGACCCGTGCCGGTACCGGCGCCTAGAAATCTGCATTCCACCACCGTGCGATCGACGCCGAGGTCAACGAGCTCAAGCGAGTCGAGTACCTCGGAGAAAAGCGATGAGGGCACGAAGTCCTGCACGACTCCTGAGGGCAAGAGCTCGGGGCCCGAGTTCTTCCGAACCCTGGGCAACTCGTCGAGGAATTTCAAGGACGAGATATCGGAGAAGATGACGTCGAAGAGCAAGGCGGTGATATCGAGCACTCGGAACGCTAGCCTGCGACTCGAGAAATCGGTTAAGAATTTGCTGACGCGGCGCCTGGCCTCGCTGAACAACGAAGACGGACTCGGTGGCGACGTACCCGACGATATCGTCGACGCTACGAACCGGAAGCTCAAAGACACGATCGGCGCACGTCAGGATCGATGCGTCTCCATGCCGACCGACGACATTTTCAACGGTATATCGTTCTACAGTCCGCTCGGGACGACCCTGAAGAGCGTGCGCAACGTCGAGGACTTGTCGACGGTCCGGTACAGCCCACCACCGCCGATTTACCCGCCCCCGCCGCTTCCGGAAGAGTCGATCTACGACGAGCTCCAGTCGGTAACTTCCGGGCACAGCAGTAGGTACGATACTCTCAGTTCAACCGTCTCGGCAGTTCGAGACCTCGACCTCAGCGACTCCTTCGACCTTCTCAGCTTCGCTCGAAGCCACGGAAGCGACTCTGACCTCAGCATGAACAACGGTGAGTCGAATTTAACCGAGAAAATCACTATCGACGGACCCAAACGACTGTCCAGGTCCGATTCCTGGACCTTTTACGACGCAACGCCGAGCGCCAAGCCCGGCGTTGACCTCGAGGCGATGTCGAGCCTCGACGAAGGCGTCAACGAACCTCCGATACAGGAACCAGTTCTGAACAACCCGCGAGCGAGCACGGTCTCGATACCGAATTCCATGTACGAAAACTGGCTGCCTCGGAAGCTGGACTCCGACCAAATCGTGGTCGAGTCCGGGCGTGAGACGAGCAAGTCGCTGCTCTTCGAGTTTGACCCTCTCGCTCGGGCCGACGAAAGCGTCTACAGCAACTACGAGAACAACGATCTGATGCTGCTGGAGGCTCTCCTCGCCACCAGCGAGTCGCCGAGCAGCGCCGGGAGTCTCGCCGACCTCCAGGAGCAGGAGGAAGACGCGGAGGACGAAGCCTACCACGAGGTCATCCAGCCCAAGGACGAGGGAGTCGATAATGCCGAAGCGACTGGACCACCGCCGGAGCCACCAAGGCGGTACGACTCCCTACCGAAGAACGATTACGACGAGGTCGAGATGATCGAAGTGCCGAACAAGAATCCAGCCCTGCTGCCAAAGCTCTCTCAGCTGCGTAAGAAGCAGCCGGCGGTGCCACCGAGGAAACcttcgataaaaattcacgTACAGAAGGAAGCCATCGGAGTTACAGAGGTCGCGACGTGTCCCGAAGAGGTGCCACCACCGAGTCCCCAGGTCGCGGAGGAGAACAGGACCTCGATGATGAGGAAATTGCAGAGGAAACTGAGGCACGACTCGGTCGCCAGCATCAGGCCAAACGTGATGAGCTTCGTGCGGGGCAGTAAGCTGCTATCCCGGAACCGCGACGTCCCGAAGGAACCCGCGATCGGGGGCAGGCTGGAGCGTCCACCGTACACGGGACACAAGTCGACGCCGCAAAGGGGGATCGTCTACAGACCCGGTGTCGGTATCGAGAGGGCGAAGGACTTGGTGCCCCGGGCCGCCGTGCTTCAGGACAACAAGTTGTCCTTCTACACCGACAAGAGCATGACCACCCTGAAGGAGAGCGTCCTCCTCGAGACGATTCACAGCGTGCATCTGCTCCAGGATGTCAA gacAGTCGACGGGGAAGCTGTTCACTGCGTGGCGATCAGCGGGGATGGTAGGCCTGGCGTCCACGTGTTCTACGTCAAGGGTGTAACGGAACGAAGAATTTGGGCCCAACGTATTCTGGAGGCTCTGACGCCAGTCTTTCCCGTTAGATACAGTTCCGAACTAGCGAGGGTGGGCTGGGCCTATGTCAAG GAAGGCGTTACCGGAACGTGGTTTCCTGCTTGGCTGCTGTTGCAACGAAGAAGCCTCTTCTACACGCGGTCAATGGATCCCGTTATCTTTGAACATCTGGACCTGCGGAAAGCTCGTTGCATAG TCCTCAGAGAACACGAGGGACCGATCCCTGGGGGCGGAAGCGTTCCGGTCGTGGTTGTCGATGCCGGAGGAAAAAGTGCCCTACATATTGCAGCGCCGGGTTCGCGAGAAGGTCCTGCATGGAAGCACGCCCTCTACCAAGCGGCGACAAGCTGCGGTCCTGACATTGAGCAGCAGCAGCTGACGCAGGACAACGTGCCGGTCATCCTGGAGAagtgtataaatttcatttacacCCACG GTATCATGTCCGAGGGCATTTATCGGCGCAGTGGATCCAGTACCGCTGTTGCCCGCCTCTTGGAAGCATTCCGCAAAGATGCGTGGGTGACGCAAATCACGAAGGTTGACTACTCGGAGCACGACGTTGCGACGGTGCTCAGACGATTCCTGAGGGATCTACCTGAGCCCCTTTTGCCCGCCGCCAGTCACGATTCTCTTTGCCGAATCGTGG ACATGAAAAACACGGATGAGCGGGTGGCGAACTACAGAAGCAAGCTCGAGAGGTTGAGCACCGTGGCGGGGGCGACGCTCCGGAGGATACTGGCCCATCTTCACTGCCTGAGCCAGCAGAGCGCGAGGAACCGAATGACCGTTACGAACCTGTCAGCAGTGTGGGGCCCCACGTTGATGCACGCCGGAGAGACTAAGAGCGACGATTGGAACCGGTCCGAGACGAGAGTGGTCGGGGACCTGATCGAGCTCTACCCGAAGCTCTATCAACTCTCCGCGGCGGACTTGGCCAGGGAGGCGAAGATCCTGGAGGTTCTGGAGCGGCACCACGTGTCCAACAATCGTCCAAGGGCGGCGCCCTCGGGGGACCTCAAGATCTGGATCTACGTGATCGCGAGGGACGGGGAATGCGTCAACGTCACG CTTGGTCCCCACAAAACCGCGTTCGACGTGTGCAGAGAACTGGCGGACAAGACGGGCCATCAACCCCACGAGTTGTGCCTCGAGGAGTCGGCCCTTGGTGGTGACCTCGAACGTCCCCTGCATCACAACGAGAGCGTGTTGGAGACCGTCGCAAGGTGGGGGTACTGGGACgtcgaagacagaaaggacaACGTCCTGGTACTCAAGAGAGACAGAGTCTACAAAGACATTGTTCCCTTG GTGAACCCACCAATGACGATATCCGGAGAGCTCAAGTTTGCTGATAACAAGACTAAGAATTTCAAGAACTACTTGTTCGAGTTCAGCCAAGCCAAGCTCTGCTGCTACAAGGACAAAATGTGCGCGACGAAACTCCACGAGTGGAGAATCGAGGACATCGTTTGGTACCTGGGTCACGAATCGAAGCGCAATCCGCAGATGGG GTGGTCCATCACGTTTATCATGAAGAACGGAAAGCCCAACAG GTGCAAGGAGACTCCCTTCTTCGGTTACACCCTTGCTGGAGCGTTGAAGGGCGAAGAGTACCGTTGGTTGGCAGCAATGTTGTTCGGGGAGTACCAGCTGAACCTTCGCCCATCCGCGGTTAACCTGATGGACCCTTGA